Proteins co-encoded in one Polynucleobacter sp. MG-6-Vaara-E2 genomic window:
- the rpoC gene encoding DNA-directed RNA polymerase subunit beta', with translation MKALLDLFKQTQGDEQFDVIKIGLASPEKIRSWSFGEVRKPETINYRTFKPERDGLFCAKIFGPTKDYECLCGKYKRLKFRGVICEKCGVEVTLAKVRRERMGHIELAAPVAHIWFLKSLPSRLGMVLDMTLRDIERVLYFEAYVVVDPGMTPEGAMKRGQIMSEDEYIAKTEEYGDGAFTAIMGAEGIRDLLRSIDIDREVETIRAELKATGSDAKIKKYAKRLKVLEAFQTSGIKPDWMIMEVLPVLPPELRPLVPLDGGRFATSDLNDLYRRVINRNNRLKRLLELRAPEIIVRNEKRMLQEAVDSLLDNGRRGKAMTGANKRPLKSLAEMIKGKSGRFRQNLLGKRVDYSGRSVIVVGPTLKLHQCGLPKLMALELFKPFIFNKLETLGIATTIKAAKKEVESQTPIVWDILEEVIREHPIMLNRAPTLHRLGIQAFEPMLIEGKAIQLHPLVCAAFNADFDGDQMAVHVPLSLEAQMEARTLMLASNNVLFPANGEPSIVPSQDVVLGLYYATRDKINGKGEGMVFANITEVVRAYEAGQVELASRVAVRITEYEIVDKKAEGDARFAEKTKIYHTSVGRAILSEILPKGMSFEEINKPLKKKEISRLINTSFRKCGLRETVIFADRLLQSGFRLATNAGISVAIDDMLIPTSKDRIITEASSKVKEYDKQFMSGLVTNQERYNNVVDIWGAAGDQVGKAMMDELSHVDVLDRNGKTVRQESFNSIYMMADSGARGSAAQIRQLAGMRGLMAKPDGSIIETPITANFREGLNVLQYFISTHGARKGLADTALKTANSGYLTRRLCDVTQDLVVIEEDCGATSGVTMKALVEGGEIIEALRDRILGRVCIGDIVHPDTHEVIVPNDTLLDEDHVDQIVALGIDEVKVRTVLSCLTRFGLCAKCYGRDLGRGGLVNVGEAVGVIAAQSIGEPGTQLTMRTFHIGGAASRALVASNIEAKSNGALKFSGTMRVVKNAKGEQIVISRSGEALIVDENGRERERHKVPYGATLLLKEDAAVKAGASLATWDPLTRPIISEYAGIARFDNVEEGVTVAKQVDEVTGLSTLVVIDGKRRSAASKGVRPVINLIDDKGNDVMIAGTDHPVNIGLQVGALITVKDGQKVEVGEVLARIPIESQKTRDITGGLPRVAELFEARSPKDAAVLAKVTGTVSFGKETKGKQRLVITDMDGEANEFLIPKEKQVLVHDGQVVNKGEMIVEGPADPHDILTLKGIEELAIYIVDEVQDVYRLQGVKINDKHIEVIVRQMLRRVQVTDPGDTSFITGEQVERSKLYDANDAVIAQGKHPAQFDNVLLGITKASLSTDSFISAASFQETTRVLTEAAIMGKTDTLRGLKENVIIGRLIPAGTGLSYRRARKVREQFERDRAQMIAAEEEALANAPVEIEAEVIAPAGEADPS, from the coding sequence ATGAAAGCATTGCTCGATTTATTTAAGCAAACGCAGGGTGATGAGCAGTTTGATGTCATCAAGATTGGCCTTGCATCTCCTGAGAAAATTCGCTCATGGTCTTTTGGTGAAGTACGCAAACCAGAAACTATCAACTACCGGACTTTTAAGCCCGAGCGTGATGGTTTGTTTTGCGCCAAGATTTTTGGACCAACCAAAGACTATGAGTGCTTATGCGGCAAGTACAAGCGCTTAAAGTTCCGTGGCGTTATTTGCGAGAAGTGCGGTGTTGAAGTAACCCTCGCTAAGGTACGTCGTGAGCGCATGGGCCACATCGAGTTGGCAGCCCCTGTTGCGCACATTTGGTTCTTGAAGTCCTTGCCATCCCGCTTGGGTATGGTTCTCGATATGACATTGCGTGATATCGAGCGCGTTCTCTACTTTGAGGCATATGTAGTGGTTGATCCTGGCATGACTCCTGAAGGCGCGATGAAGCGTGGTCAGATCATGTCTGAAGATGAGTACATTGCTAAGACTGAAGAGTATGGTGATGGTGCATTTACGGCCATCATGGGCGCGGAAGGCATTCGTGATCTCTTGCGTTCGATTGATATCGATCGTGAAGTAGAGACGATTCGTGCCGAATTGAAAGCGACTGGTAGCGATGCCAAGATCAAGAAATACGCTAAGCGCTTAAAAGTGCTCGAGGCGTTCCAGACTTCAGGCATTAAGCCTGACTGGATGATCATGGAAGTGTTGCCAGTATTGCCACCAGAGTTGCGTCCATTGGTGCCATTGGATGGCGGTCGCTTTGCTACTTCTGATTTGAACGACCTCTACCGTCGCGTGATCAACCGTAACAACCGTCTGAAGCGATTGTTAGAGTTGCGCGCACCAGAGATCATCGTTCGCAACGAAAAACGTATGTTGCAAGAAGCGGTTGACTCATTGCTCGACAACGGTCGTCGCGGTAAGGCAATGACTGGCGCTAACAAGCGTCCGCTCAAGTCCTTGGCTGAGATGATTAAAGGTAAGAGCGGTCGTTTCCGTCAAAACTTGTTGGGTAAACGCGTTGACTACTCTGGTCGTTCAGTCATCGTGGTTGGCCCTACATTGAAATTGCATCAGTGCGGCTTACCAAAATTGATGGCCTTGGAATTGTTCAAGCCATTCATTTTTAACAAGCTTGAGACTTTAGGAATCGCAACTACGATTAAGGCTGCGAAGAAAGAAGTTGAGAGCCAGACTCCAATCGTTTGGGACATTCTCGAAGAAGTGATTCGTGAACATCCAATCATGCTCAACCGTGCACCTACATTGCACCGTCTCGGTATTCAGGCTTTCGAGCCAATGCTGATTGAAGGCAAAGCAATACAACTGCACCCATTAGTCTGCGCGGCATTTAACGCGGACTTTGACGGTGACCAAATGGCGGTTCACGTTCCTTTGTCGCTCGAAGCGCAAATGGAAGCGCGTACATTGATGTTGGCTTCGAACAACGTATTGTTCCCAGCTAACGGCGAGCCATCAATCGTTCCTTCACAGGACGTGGTGTTGGGTCTGTACTACGCTACACGTGACAAGATCAATGGTAAAGGCGAAGGCATGGTTTTCGCCAACATTACTGAAGTAGTGCGTGCATACGAAGCAGGTCAAGTTGAATTGGCTTCTCGTGTTGCTGTGCGTATTACTGAGTATGAGATCGTGGACAAGAAAGCAGAAGGCGATGCCCGTTTTGCTGAGAAGACCAAGATTTATCACACATCAGTTGGCCGCGCCATCTTGTCTGAGATTTTGCCTAAGGGCATGTCTTTCGAGGAAATTAACAAGCCTTTGAAGAAAAAAGAAATCTCACGTTTGATCAATACTTCATTCCGTAAGTGCGGCTTGCGCGAGACAGTCATTTTTGCTGACCGTCTCTTGCAGTCCGGCTTCCGCTTGGCAACCAATGCTGGTATCTCTGTTGCGATTGACGACATGTTGATCCCAACATCTAAAGACCGCATCATCACTGAAGCTTCTTCCAAGGTTAAAGAGTATGACAAGCAATTCATGTCAGGTCTCGTAACCAATCAAGAGCGTTATAACAACGTGGTTGATATTTGGGGTGCTGCTGGCGACCAAGTTGGCAAGGCGATGATGGATGAGTTGTCACACGTTGACGTACTTGACCGTAACGGCAAGACTGTGCGTCAAGAATCCTTTAACTCCATCTACATGATGGCGGATTCTGGTGCCCGTGGATCTGCAGCGCAGATTCGTCAGTTGGCTGGTATGCGTGGTTTGATGGCTAAGCCTGATGGCTCCATTATTGAAACCCCAATTACTGCGAACTTCCGCGAAGGTTTGAACGTGTTGCAGTACTTCATCTCAACTCACGGCGCCCGTAAGGGTCTAGCTGATACAGCGTTGAAGACAGCGAACTCTGGTTACTTGACACGTCGTTTGTGTGACGTTACTCAAGACCTCGTGGTGATTGAAGAGGATTGCGGCGCAACTTCTGGCGTAACTATGAAGGCGCTTGTTGAAGGCGGCGAAATTATCGAAGCATTGCGCGATCGTATTTTGGGTCGTGTATGTATCGGTGACATCGTTCACCCTGACACACATGAAGTCATCGTTCCGAACGACACATTGCTCGACGAAGATCACGTTGATCAGATCGTTGCATTGGGGATCGACGAAGTTAAGGTTCGCACAGTATTGTCCTGCTTAACCCGCTTCGGATTGTGCGCAAAGTGCTACGGACGTGATCTAGGTCGCGGTGGATTGGTAAACGTTGGTGAAGCGGTCGGTGTTATCGCTGCTCAGTCCATCGGTGAGCCAGGCACACAGTTGACTATGCGTACCTTCCACATTGGCGGTGCAGCGTCACGTGCTTTAGTTGCAAGCAATATCGAAGCCAAGTCTAACGGTGCTTTGAAGTTCTCTGGCACGATGCGTGTTGTGAAGAATGCGAAGGGCGAGCAGATCGTGATTTCACGTTCTGGCGAAGCCTTGATCGTTGACGAGAATGGTCGTGAGCGCGAGCGTCATAAGGTGCCTTACGGTGCAACTCTCTTGTTGAAAGAAGATGCAGCAGTGAAAGCTGGTGCAAGCCTGGCAACATGGGATCCGTTAACACGCCCGATTATTTCTGAGTATGCTGGTATCGCTCGCTTTGACAACGTTGAAGAGGGCGTAACTGTTGCTAAGCAGGTTGACGAAGTAACCGGCCTTTCCACTTTGGTGGTAATTGACGGTAAGCGTCGTTCTGCTGCAAGCAAGGGCGTTCGCCCGGTGATCAACTTGATTGATGACAAAGGCAATGATGTCATGATCGCCGGTACTGATCACCCAGTAAACATTGGCCTCCAGGTAGGCGCTTTGATTACTGTTAAAGATGGTCAGAAGGTCGAAGTTGGTGAAGTGTTGGCGCGTATTCCAATCGAATCCCAAAAGACTCGCGACATTACTGGTGGTTTGCCACGCGTTGCAGAATTGTTCGAAGCACGCTCACCAAAAGATGCGGCTGTCTTGGCGAAAGTTACAGGAACAGTTTCCTTCGGTAAAGAAACCAAAGGTAAACAACGTTTGGTGATTACCGATATGGATGGTGAAGCCAATGAATTCTTGATTCCTAAAGAGAAGCAGGTTCTCGTTCACGACGGTCAAGTTGTGAACAAGGGCGAGATGATTGTGGAAGGCCCTGCCGATCCACACGACATCTTGACTCTCAAAGGTATCGAAGAGTTGGCAATCTACATCGTTGACGAAGTTCAAGACGTTTATCGTCTCCAGGGTGTGAAGATCAATGACAAGCACATTGAGGTCATCGTGCGCCAGATGTTGCGTCGCGTTCAGGTAACTGATCCAGGCGATACTTCCTTCATCACCGGTGAGCAAGTTGAGCGTTCTAAGTTGTATGACGCGAACGATGCTGTGATCGCCCAAGGTAAGCACCCAGCTCAGTTTGACAACGTATTGCTTGGTATTACGAAGGCATCCTTGTCGACCGACAGCTTCATTTCAGCGGCTTCTTTCCAAGAAACCACCCGTGTATTGACCGAAGCCGCAATTATGGGCAAGACCGATACCCTCCGTGGTCTCAAGGAAAACGTCATTATTGGTCGTCTGATCCCAGCTGGTACCGGCTTGTCTTATCGCCGTGCCCGCAAGGTCAGAGAGCAATTTGAGCGCGATCGCGCTCAAATGATTGCCGCCGAAGAGGAAGCATTGGCTAACGCCCCTGTAGAAATCGAGGCTGAAGTCATTGCTCCTGCTGGGGAGGCTGATCCGAGCTAA
- the rpsL gene encoding 30S ribosomal protein S12: MPTINQLLRKPRTRLTVKSKSPALQNSPQRRGVCTRVYTTTPKKPNSALRKVAKVRLTNGFEVISYIGGEGHNLQEHSVVLIRGGRVKDLPGVRYHIVRGSLDLQGVKDRKQARSKYGAKRAKKAA, from the coding sequence ATGCCAACAATTAATCAATTATTACGCAAGCCAAGAACAAGGCTTACCGTTAAAAGCAAGAGCCCTGCGCTGCAAAACAGCCCGCAGCGCCGTGGTGTTTGTACACGTGTGTACACCACTACTCCTAAAAAGCCTAACTCTGCGCTTCGTAAAGTAGCGAAAGTTCGCTTGACCAATGGTTTTGAAGTGATTTCATACATTGGTGGTGAAGGCCATAACCTCCAGGAACACTCAGTAGTGTTGATCCGCGGTGGTCGTGTGAAGGACTTGCCAGGTGTGCGTTACCACATCGTTCGCGGCTCTTTGGACTTACAAGGCGTTAAAGATCGCAAGCAAGCCCGTTCTAAGTACGGTGCTAAGCGCGCTAAGAAAGCTGCTTAA
- the rpsG gene encoding 30S ribosomal protein S7: MPRRREVPKREILPDPKFGNVEVAKFMNVLMLDGKKSVAERIVYGAFDHIEKKANKEPLEIFSTAMGNVKPMVEVKSRRVGGANYQVPVEVRPSRRSALAMRWLREAAKKRGEKSMAQRLANELLEAAEGRGGAMKKREEVHRMAEANKAFSHFRF; encoded by the coding sequence ATGCCACGTCGTCGTGAAGTTCCCAAGCGGGAAATTTTGCCGGATCCAAAATTCGGTAATGTAGAAGTCGCTAAATTCATGAACGTCCTCATGTTGGACGGCAAGAAATCGGTTGCAGAGCGTATCGTTTACGGTGCCTTTGATCATATCGAGAAAAAAGCAAATAAAGAACCACTTGAAATTTTTTCAACAGCCATGGGTAACGTTAAGCCAATGGTTGAGGTAAAGAGCCGTCGTGTTGGTGGCGCTAACTATCAAGTTCCTGTTGAAGTTCGCCCATCACGTCGTTCCGCTTTGGCAATGCGCTGGTTGCGCGAAGCCGCCAAGAAGCGTGGCGAGAAATCTATGGCTCAACGTTTGGCCAACGAATTATTAGAAGCTGCTGAAGGTCGTGGCGGCGCAATGAAGAAGCGTGAAGAAGTTCACCGTATGGCAGAAGCTAACAAAGCTTTCTCACATTTCCGCTTCTAA